In a single window of the Acinetobacter sp. CS-2 genome:
- a CDS encoding cytochrome ubiquinol oxidase subunit I: protein MISESVVDLSRFQFAMTALYHFIFVPLTLGLAFILAIMETTYVISGKEIYKDMTKFWGKLFGINFALGVTTGLTMEFQFGTNWAYYSHYVGDIFGAPLAIEGLMAFFLESTFIGLFFFGWDRLSKVQHLGVTWLVALGSNMSALWILVANGWMQNPVGAEFNFETMRMELVDFGALIFNPVAQVKFVHTVSSGYVTGAVFVLAISSFYMLKKRDLPFARRSFAIAAIFGLASTFSVILLGDESGYELGDVQKTKLAAIEAEWETHPAPAPFTLFGIPNREEQRTDYAIKIPYVMGIIATRSLDKEVTGLKDLMVQHELRIRNGMTAYAELEKLRAGDRSPALMASFKENQKDLGYGLLLKKYTPNVVDASEEQIKAATKDTVPNVTALFFSFRAMVASGFLMLLLFVLATFAVAKRNAESKPWLLKFALYGLPLPWIATQTGWYVAEGGRQPWTIGEVLPTHLSASSLSTGDIWGSILALAAFYTVLLIIEMYLMIKFARLGPSSLHTGKYHFEKGADQNHAAAEAQS, encoded by the coding sequence ATGATTTCTGAAAGCGTGGTCGATCTTTCGCGGTTCCAATTTGCAATGACCGCGTTGTATCACTTTATATTTGTACCTCTTACACTTGGTCTGGCTTTTATTCTTGCCATTATGGAAACCACCTATGTGATTTCCGGTAAAGAAATTTATAAGGACATGACTAAGTTCTGGGGAAAACTTTTTGGTATTAACTTTGCCTTAGGTGTTACCACAGGTTTAACCATGGAGTTCCAGTTTGGTACAAACTGGGCGTACTATTCGCATTATGTCGGTGACATTTTTGGTGCGCCACTCGCTATTGAAGGATTAATGGCATTTTTCTTGGAATCGACTTTTATTGGTCTATTCTTCTTCGGCTGGGACCGGCTTTCCAAAGTTCAGCATTTAGGCGTGACCTGGCTGGTTGCACTGGGTTCCAACATGTCGGCACTTTGGATTTTAGTCGCCAATGGCTGGATGCAAAACCCTGTGGGCGCAGAGTTCAACTTTGAAACCATGCGTATGGAGCTGGTTGACTTCGGCGCACTGATTTTCAACCCGGTGGCTCAGGTTAAATTTGTCCATACAGTATCTTCAGGTTATGTCACTGGTGCCGTTTTCGTTTTAGCGATTTCCAGTTTCTACATGCTCAAAAAACGTGATTTACCTTTCGCGCGCCGTTCTTTCGCTATTGCGGCAATCTTTGGTTTAGCCTCTACATTCTCAGTTATTTTACTAGGTGATGAATCAGGTTATGAACTGGGTGATGTACAAAAAACCAAATTGGCTGCAATTGAAGCAGAATGGGAAACTCACCCAGCACCTGCTCCATTTACATTGTTTGGTATTCCAAATCGGGAAGAACAACGCACTGACTACGCCATCAAAATTCCATATGTGATGGGTATCATTGCAACACGTTCGCTTGATAAAGAAGTAACTGGCCTGAAAGACCTGATGGTTCAACATGAGCTTCGTATCCGTAATGGTATGACTGCATATGCCGAACTTGAAAAACTTCGTGCAGGCGACCGCTCACCAGCACTTATGGCTTCGTTCAAAGAAAATCAGAAAGACTTGGGCTATGGCTTACTTCTTAAAAAATACACACCAAATGTAGTAGATGCTTCTGAAGAGCAAATCAAAGCAGCAACCAAAGATACTGTTCCTAACGTAACTGCCCTGTTCTTCTCGTTCCGTGCCATGGTGGCTTCTGGTTTCTTGATGCTGCTTCTGTTTGTCCTTGCAACTTTTGCAGTCGCTAAACGTAATGCAGAAAGCAAACCTTGGTTACTTAAATTTGCGCTTTACGGCTTACCATTACCATGGATTGCTACACAAACTGGCTGGTATGTGGCTGAAGGTGGTCGTCAACCATGGACAATTGGTGAGGTTCTACCTACACATCTTTCTGCTTCAAGCTTAAGCACTGGTGATATTTGGGGTTCAATCCTGGCACTTGCAGCGTTCTATACAGTACTTCTAATTATCGAAATGTACTTGATGATCAAATTCGCTCGCTTAGGTCCAAGTTCTTTACATACTGGTAAATACCACTTTGAAAAAGGCGCTGATCAAAACCACGCTGCTGCGGAGGCTCAATCATGA
- the cydP gene encoding cytochrome oxidase putative small subunit CydP yields MSLIPKDYNQRLVREIAIILIIKVALLLTIKHIWFDAPTIPQNFDTQVAEHIAGSPSQIKETR; encoded by the coding sequence ATGAGCTTAATACCGAAAGATTACAATCAACGTTTAGTTCGAGAGATCGCAATCATATTAATAATCAAGGTTGCTCTCCTACTGACGATTAAACACATCTGGTTCGATGCCCCTACTATTCCTCAAAATTTTGACACTCAAGTTGCCGAGCATATTGCTGGCAGCCCTTCCCAAATCAAGGAGACACGTTGA
- a CDS encoding porin: MKKLLLAATVATLSVSAAQAAPTLYGKLNVTVDQVDNNKFDGKNVTEVNSNASRLGVKGEEKLTDKLSAVYLAEWEVSTDGNKDKDWGMRNRFLGLKFADIGTLKAGNYDSYFKTAAGNNQDIFNDHNHLDMTSMLYGEDRLSNSIGFETDKKLLGGLQFSIMAQQGEDSATDNNTKGQTGTRNGFGDSISTSLSYDNKDYGVAAAIAGNFGVAGKYNAYSLTGIYSDAVRVTGSVDLTKAGVNGLVFGALWQTAQPTDDTVSTTSGTPAVTTSYKGLQEDAYGITTAYTIPSTPWKLKAEYLSANTSVDNKTDRQIDQYGVGVDYNLNKQARFYGVVGQQKRDWLTKDDKKTVIGLGMEYNF, translated from the coding sequence ATGAAAAAATTGCTTCTCGCTGCTACAGTAGCAACCTTAAGCGTAAGTGCAGCGCAAGCAGCACCAACTTTGTACGGTAAGTTAAACGTTACCGTAGACCAAGTGGACAACAATAAGTTTGATGGCAAAAACGTTACAGAAGTAAACTCCAATGCTTCTCGCTTAGGGGTAAAAGGCGAAGAAAAATTGACTGATAAATTATCAGCAGTTTATTTAGCTGAGTGGGAAGTTTCAACTGATGGCAATAAAGATAAAGACTGGGGAATGCGTAACCGTTTCTTAGGTCTTAAATTTGCCGATATCGGTACATTAAAAGCCGGTAACTACGATTCTTACTTCAAAACTGCTGCAGGCAATAACCAAGATATTTTTAACGATCACAACCACCTTGATATGACCAGCATGCTATATGGTGAAGATCGTTTAAGTAACTCAATCGGTTTTGAAACTGATAAAAAATTACTGGGCGGCCTGCAATTCAGCATTATGGCACAGCAAGGTGAAGATTCAGCGACTGATAATAATACCAAAGGTCAAACAGGCACACGTAATGGCTTTGGTGATAGCATCTCGACTTCACTTAGCTACGACAACAAAGACTATGGTGTAGCTGCAGCAATTGCAGGTAACTTTGGCGTGGCAGGTAAATACAACGCTTATAGCCTAACAGGTATTTATTCAGATGCAGTTCGTGTGACTGGTTCTGTTGATTTAACTAAGGCGGGTGTAAACGGTCTGGTATTTGGTGCCCTATGGCAAACAGCTCAACCTACAGATGATACAGTATCAACGACAAGTGGTACTCCTGCTGTAACAACTTCTTATAAAGGTTTACAAGAAGATGCTTACGGTATTACTACTGCCTATACAATTCCATCTACACCATGGAAATTAAAGGCTGAATATCTATCTGCCAATACTTCTGTAGACAATAAAACTGACCGTCAAATCGACCAGTACGGCGTAGGTGTCGATTATAACCTAAATAAACAAGCACGTTTCTACGGTGTTGTAGGTCAGCAGAAGCGTGACTGGTTAACAAAAGATGATAAGAAAACTGTGATTGGCCTGGGTATGGAATATAACTTCTAA
- a CDS encoding HIT family protein, producing MLYDDQNIFARIIRNELPAIKVYEDEQVLAFMDIMPQAEGHTLVIPKTPAITLLDLPPDAAAYTIQIVQRIAQAMKIALDVQGIVLMQLSGASAGQTVPHVHFHLIPSSVHELGKHALHMGDQEKIKALAEKIKAEL from the coding sequence ATGCTTTACGATGATCAAAATATTTTTGCACGAATTATCCGTAATGAACTTCCTGCAATAAAAGTGTATGAGGACGAACAGGTTCTGGCTTTTATGGACATTATGCCCCAGGCAGAAGGTCATACGTTGGTCATCCCGAAAACACCTGCAATTACCTTGCTCGATCTGCCACCTGATGCCGCTGCCTATACCATTCAGATTGTGCAAAGAATTGCCCAGGCAATGAAAATAGCACTTGATGTTCAAGGTATTGTACTGATGCAACTTTCAGGTGCATCTGCTGGTCAAACAGTTCCGCATGTACATTTTCACCTCATTCCAAGTTCAGTGCATGAGCTTGGAAAACATGCATTACATATGGGTGACCAGGAAAAAATTAAAGCACTGGCTGAAAAGATTAAAGCTGAACTTTAA
- a CDS encoding YARHG domain-containing protein, translating to MTKLSVAVLASFTTFFGATAFAATAEQECQQLKNDHDVIYASKGFCFKDPEAKAKFGNDNCYTTKPKFSEKEQQRLDAIKDRQKELNCK from the coding sequence ATGACCAAGCTTAGTGTTGCAGTTTTGGCTAGTTTTACAACTTTCTTTGGGGCAACTGCTTTTGCAGCGACAGCAGAGCAAGAGTGCCAACAATTAAAAAATGACCATGATGTCATTTATGCCTCTAAAGGTTTTTGCTTTAAAGACCCGGAAGCCAAGGCCAAGTTCGGCAATGACAATTGTTATACAACCAAGCCAAAATTTTCAGAAAAAGAGCAACAACGACTTGACGCCATCAAAGATCGTCAGAAAGAATTGAACTGTAAATAA
- a CDS encoding NAD(P)-dependent oxidoreductase, producing MIQSVAFIGLGAMGYRMAAHLPQHFDTVYVWNRNFEKAKQHATEYGTQAVELEQAVQADIIFSCLPTSKEVEDLIATVQIKSGAVWVDCTSGVPESAKKLSQQLKISNVDFLDAPVSGQTIGAENGTLTVMIGGEAAAFEKSLPAIQAFGKLIKHVGESGAGFAVKAVNNMLLAVNLCSVAEGFTTLKAHGVNLHEALDCINASSGKSGVTEMVLPQRILNRAFPLTFALPLLAKDTGIALDLVRDAKLSAPVIALTQSLIQAASNLTEKDSDFSSAVKMYESWNKITLE from the coding sequence ATGATTCAGTCAGTTGCATTTATCGGCTTAGGCGCAATGGGTTACCGTATGGCAGCACATTTACCTCAACATTTTGATACGGTCTATGTATGGAACCGTAATTTCGAAAAAGCCAAACAGCATGCAACTGAATATGGCACCCAAGCTGTAGAACTTGAGCAAGCGGTTCAGGCCGATATCATTTTTTCTTGCCTGCCAACGAGCAAGGAAGTTGAAGATCTTATTGCAACGGTTCAGATTAAATCGGGTGCGGTATGGGTCGATTGCACCAGTGGTGTTCCCGAATCGGCAAAAAAGCTCAGCCAACAATTAAAAATATCGAATGTGGATTTTCTGGATGCACCGGTGAGCGGGCAAACTATTGGTGCGGAAAATGGCACATTAACCGTAATGATTGGTGGTGAAGCTGCTGCTTTTGAAAAATCCCTACCCGCTATTCAGGCTTTCGGGAAACTGATTAAACATGTCGGTGAATCAGGTGCAGGTTTCGCAGTCAAAGCAGTGAACAATATGCTATTAGCCGTCAATCTCTGCTCAGTGGCTGAAGGTTTCACCACCTTAAAAGCGCATGGGGTAAATCTGCATGAAGCTTTAGACTGCATTAATGCGTCAAGCGGTAAAAGTGGCGTAACGGAAATGGTGTTACCACAACGTATTTTAAATCGTGCCTTCCCGCTGACTTTTGCTCTGCCATTATTGGCAAAAGATACCGGAATTGCACTTGATCTGGTTCGTGATGCCAAACTGTCAGCACCGGTGATTGCCTTGACTCAAAGTCTGATTCAGGCAGCCAGTAATTTAACAGAAAAAGACAGTGACTTTTCTAGTGCTGTGAAAATGTACGAATCTTGGAATAAAATTACACTTGAGTAA
- a CDS encoding alpha/beta fold hydrolase has protein sequence MIQVKNKIAKHKSKLKNLSKTLFNSKSLVLSQATPYEVIAEYKQTRVRYYASADKQYKEPLVFVAPLAINMAIYDLYPYRSLVKHFQHSGFDVYLIEWGRYSYRDRFLNFMSFIDDAIPHCIDQIRTHSHSDEISLHGWSMAGVFVMLYCALQKPNHVKNLIVLGSPVDSHASGRTGKLFQKANQLIAKNKVLQNKIYSGTVPKHLIHSPGILNSLGFKMIDPVGWIQSQKQLLANLDNLQALYEHATMGNFLNQMIDYPGGINQDMIFNVWLQNPLKNGVIRLQDKHIELKHIACSLLVGAGRSDRIVSKEAVKPLIELTNSQDVTFTLIPGGHLGLMSSQSSANEFWPFMTTWLKQRSSKI, from the coding sequence ATGATTCAAGTTAAAAATAAAATTGCCAAACATAAAAGCAAACTCAAAAACCTGTCAAAGACTTTATTTAACTCAAAATCACTGGTTTTATCGCAAGCCACTCCCTATGAAGTCATTGCAGAGTACAAACAGACCCGAGTGCGCTATTACGCCTCAGCAGATAAGCAATATAAAGAACCCCTGGTTTTTGTTGCTCCCCTTGCAATCAACATGGCCATTTACGACCTGTATCCCTACCGTTCATTGGTAAAACACTTTCAACATAGTGGCTTTGATGTCTATTTAATCGAATGGGGTCGATATAGCTATCGAGATCGTTTCCTCAATTTCATGTCATTTATTGATGATGCCATTCCGCATTGTATAGACCAGATCCGAACTCACTCGCATAGTGATGAAATTTCACTGCATGGCTGGAGTATGGCCGGTGTATTTGTCATGTTGTATTGCGCATTGCAAAAACCAAACCATGTTAAAAATTTAATTGTATTAGGCAGTCCGGTGGACAGTCATGCATCAGGCCGTACCGGCAAACTTTTTCAAAAGGCCAATCAACTGATTGCCAAAAACAAGGTCCTACAAAACAAGATTTACTCAGGAACTGTACCCAAGCATCTGATTCATAGCCCAGGCATACTAAATTCACTCGGTTTTAAAATGATTGATCCTGTGGGATGGATACAAAGCCAGAAACAGCTTCTAGCAAACCTCGATAACCTGCAAGCCTTATATGAACACGCCACCATGGGTAATTTCCTGAACCAGATGATTGACTATCCAGGCGGTATCAATCAGGACATGATTTTTAATGTCTGGCTACAAAATCCGCTCAAAAACGGTGTTATCAGATTACAGGATAAGCATATCGAATTAAAACATATAGCCTGCTCTTTACTGGTAGGCGCGGGTCGTAGCGATCGGATTGTTTCCAAAGAGGCCGTTAAACCTTTAATTGAATTGACAAATAGTCAGGATGTCACGTTTACTCTTATCCCGGGTGGTCATTTGGGACTCATGTCTAGCCAGTCCAGTGCCAACGAGTTCTGGCCTTTCATGACCACCTGGCTAAAACAGAGATCGAGCAAAATATAA